In the Pleurodeles waltl isolate 20211129_DDA chromosome 3_1, aPleWal1.hap1.20221129, whole genome shotgun sequence genome, tgacaagttaTACAGCAGTTGCGACCACATAcctccatgacgacttccaccagtgGACTTAGGCCACTTCtaactgtccagaacagtaggtcaggtgcctgccattttgggcacatgtactcaATGCATGTTCTTAAATAAGTGTGTCATACACCTGATCGACCAGAAATCTATGTCACCGAATGCAGTGAGTTCATGATAGTGCTACATAATGGGACAAACATGAAAAAGTGACCTGTTGAGCCTGAATATATGTGGATAGGTCAGTGTAACTACTCTGATAGAAATAGGTTAATTTAGTAACAtatgtgtcatctgtgtaggactGCACAATCACCCACACATTTTCACATACATATGTGTCACTTGTTCTATCCGCCTGACATTCTAGCCAATGTGCTGCAATGGCTGTGTCTGATGTGCATTTCTATGGTCTATGATATTTATGTCAATACTGCTCTGCATCCCCTAGACATGTGTAGGTGTCTGCAAGTATACAACATGCTGTTGTTGAGTGCCAACTGCATGTCTTATTGTACATTGTCTCCTCACAaattagatatcctgccatgaggggaATGTTACAACCATTAGTGTACcatccactggtagacctggcaaccatgcaggacaggcatatcatccagacctactgTCAGAAttgccagaccatcatggatctatgtaggcagttggagccagatctgatgccaggcaatcgTAATCCATATTCCATATCGCCCATCgtacaagtattgtcagtgctacacgtcctggccactggctcattccagcatactgttgccttaacaggagggatgtctcagcccatgttcactcAGGTTTTGAgtaatgtactgtgtgctttcttgcaacacctgcatcacagctacatcaaatttccccaaagagcggatatggccaatgtgaagggtgacttttatcagatgggactGATTCCCCATGTAGTAggggccatcgatggcacccatttATCTCTGGTCCCTCCGAATGTCAATGAACAGGTAcagaggaacaggaagaactaccactcaatcaacgtgcaggtggtgtgtctggcagaccagtatatctcccaagtgactgccaagtttcctggatcagtgccgTACCCAGCCAAGCCAGaggaactccgtttcaatgaggcccacgggaggacaaggcgtgtactAGAGCATGTTTTCGGCCCCCTGAAgacaagattcagatgcctggacctatctcaaggtgccctcctctacttgtCCCACAAGGTTGGCCAGattatcgttgcctgctgcatgctccacaatctagccaagGTGtcggataccattgctagctgatgagggtgaggcagaggtacctgtgcctgcaaatggtgatatagaaagtgatgaagagccaggggACAAAGGAGCTGTTGGttgtaggactgagctcatcaatcagtacttccagtgacagacaCATATGTGGGGTGAACCCTTTCATGTCTTGTCAGAgcacaatcagaagtggatagctgacaCTACACATCCTgacctttgggaaatgtgatggtgTTATGATGTCCAGCGTCTTTGTGTGAGTTGTTGTAGCAGACAGAAGGAATGTTGGTAAAACAGTATTAGTGGTTCTGCCCTACCATGTGTTGTAGCAACTGATTATTCTCTCGTGAACTGACCAGTTTTGAGCTAAATTTATGTATTCTCCtattgccagctcctcccacccacaaGATGTTGATATCATCTGTGGGTCTGCTACCTAGGACTTGGGGTATACATCGTCAGTAGTCAATGGTTATGGAGTACAGTTCTGAGAGGTGTTCAGAACAGATAGCTTGTTAACATGATATTAGGAAGGCCCTGAACCTTGAGCCCTGAACCCTGAGCTGTGGATTTCAAAATATCATACtgtgacatctgtccagtgacattactgttACCATGTGTGTCCTCCTGAGGGGCCTCCGTCTGATGGCCCTTAAATTACCAGTTGAAATCAGGGGGCCATTACCAGACCACATTTGTGTTGAAGGACATATGTTGTTGTACTattaaacacacatgtacagtagctgtgtccataagtgatttattgtgcatatcagtttCGTGATTAGTCAAATCAAAGTGTACAACATAATACGcaggtgatg is a window encoding:
- the LOC138283575 gene encoding putative nuclease HARBI1 gives rise to the protein MQDRHIIQTYCQNCQTIMDLCRQLEPDLMPGNRNPYSISPIVQVLSVLHVLATGSFQHTVALTGGMSQPMFTQVLSNVLCAFLQHLHHSYIKFPQRADMANVKGDFYQMGLIPHVVGAIDGTHLSLVPPNVNEQVQRNRKNYHSINVQVVCLADQYISQVTAKFPGSVPYPAKPEELRFNEAHGRTRRVLEHVFGPLKTRFRCLDLSQGALLYLSHKVGQIIVACCMLHNLAKVSDTIAS